One part of the Thermodesulforhabdaceae bacterium genome encodes these proteins:
- a CDS encoding thioesterase family protein — translation MGSESRNVSMNDFPFKITLPVLWGHMDAFQHVNNVIYFRYLESARIAYFEAVQFMKFMEETGVGPILAETSCRYLKPLRFPDTIDVGCRTSVIRDSEIEQDYAIYSHRQDRIVATGWALIVAYNYKTFKRAQWDLAFVEKVRAFDPNVSVKIGTE, via the coding sequence ATGGGGAGCGAATCGCGCAATGTATCAATGAACGATTTTCCCTTCAAAATAACTCTTCCAGTCCTGTGGGGGCACATGGACGCTTTCCAGCATGTAAACAACGTAATCTATTTCAGATATCTTGAATCGGCTCGCATTGCTTACTTTGAGGCTGTCCAGTTCATGAAATTCATGGAAGAAACCGGAGTTGGTCCGATTCTTGCCGAGACAAGCTGTCGATACTTAAAGCCTCTTCGCTTTCCTGACACTATTGATGTGGGATGCAGAACTTCGGTGATTAGAGATTCCGAAATAGAGCAAGATTACGCCATATACAGCCATCGTCAGGATCGTATCGTGGCAACGGGTTGGGCTCTAATCGTGGCTTATAACTACAAAACTTTCAAGAGAGCACAATGGGATCTTGCTTTCGTGGAGAAAGTTAGAGCCTTTGATCCCAATGTGTCAGTAAAGATCGGAACCGAATAA
- a CDS encoding ABC transporter ATP-binding protein, whose protein sequence is MLVIDNLHVYYGGIHAVKGISLRVEEGQIVAIIGANGAGKSTTIRAIVGLVKPKSGSIIFKDKPIHKMPTHEIIRLGIGVSPEGRKIFANLTVLENLELGAYYRTKNEFRERLEWVFSLFPRLAERKKQFAGTLSGGEQQMLSLGRALMGKPKLLLLDEPSLGLAPLVVDEVFRTIQEINNQGTTILLVEQNAMAALAIANYAYVMETGTIALEGRGIDLLEDERVKKAYLGE, encoded by the coding sequence ATGCTCGTCATTGATAATCTGCATGTCTATTACGGTGGAATCCATGCCGTAAAGGGCATCAGTTTAAGAGTTGAAGAGGGGCAGATTGTTGCCATTATTGGTGCAAACGGAGCAGGAAAGAGCACAACGATTCGAGCCATCGTTGGACTTGTAAAACCCAAAAGCGGGTCTATTATTTTCAAAGATAAACCTATCCACAAAATGCCAACTCACGAAATTATACGCCTTGGAATCGGTGTAAGTCCTGAAGGAAGAAAAATCTTCGCTAATCTTACTGTTTTGGAAAACCTTGAATTGGGAGCATACTACCGCACCAAAAACGAATTTAGAGAAAGGCTAGAGTGGGTTTTTTCGCTTTTCCCGAGACTTGCTGAGCGAAAAAAACAGTTTGCTGGCACTTTAAGCGGCGGAGAACAACAAATGCTATCACTTGGTCGAGCTCTAATGGGAAAACCCAAACTGCTTTTGCTTGATGAGCCATCTCTAGGACTGGCTCCTCTGGTTGTGGATGAAGTGTTCAGAACCATTCAGGAAATAAACAATCAAGGCACAACAATTCTTCTTGTGGAACAAAATGCTATGGCAGCTCTGGCAATAGCCAATTATGCTTACGTTATGGAAACAGGCACCATAGCACTCGAAGGCAGAGGAATAGACCTGCTGGAAGATGAGCGAGTAAAAAAAGCCTATCTGGGGGAATAA
- a CDS encoding ABC transporter ATP-binding protein — protein MTQIFFQAQNLTMQFGGLVAVHNFNLKIDPLEIVGLIGPNGAGKTTVFNMITGNLIPTSGKIIWQDRNITNLMPYEITRLGIARTFQNIRLFGNLSVLDNVMVSYHHRLKSSFWHAIVGARKYSKEENLFREEAMNVLRMVGLDHLAKEPASSLPYGQQRKLEIARAIATNPKLLLLDEPAAGMNPQETLDLAKFVRNIRDNLGLTLLIIEHDMKFVMGLCERIVVLVYGHTIAEGKPEEIQHHPEVIKAYLGEKKHARH, from the coding sequence ATGACTCAAATATTTTTCCAGGCTCAAAATTTGACAATGCAATTTGGTGGGTTAGTAGCAGTTCATAATTTTAATCTAAAAATCGATCCGCTAGAAATCGTTGGATTAATTGGTCCTAACGGAGCCGGGAAGACAACAGTTTTTAATATGATCACGGGTAACTTGATCCCTACAAGCGGTAAGATTATATGGCAGGACCGAAACATCACAAATCTTATGCCCTACGAAATTACTCGCCTCGGCATTGCCCGCACCTTTCAGAATATCCGACTCTTCGGAAACCTGTCAGTTCTCGATAATGTCATGGTCTCTTACCATCATCGACTCAAATCATCCTTCTGGCATGCTATTGTAGGGGCGAGAAAATACAGCAAGGAGGAAAATCTCTTTCGAGAAGAAGCCATGAATGTTTTAAGAATGGTTGGACTGGATCATCTGGCAAAAGAACCGGCTTCTTCCCTTCCCTATGGTCAACAAAGAAAACTCGAAATTGCTCGAGCTATCGCCACAAATCCTAAATTGCTTCTCCTCGATGAACCCGCAGCTGGTATGAATCCTCAGGAAACTTTAGATCTTGCAAAATTCGTGAGAAACATCAGAGACAACCTTGGGTTGACTCTTCTCATAATTGAACACGACATGAAATTCGTAATGGGACTGTGTGAACGTATTGTGGTGCTTGTTTACGGGCACACCATTGCAGAAGGAAAACCGGAGGAGATTCAGCATCATCCTGAAGTGATAAAAGCTTATCTTGGAGAGAAGAAACATGCTCGTCATTGA
- a CDS encoding branched-chain amino acid ABC transporter permease codes for MAQKQRNLILNVLTIALLFLIIWLFDRYGTDYQIRILNNIAVFITLAVSYNLINGVCGVLNLGPNAFITIGAYTSALLTMSPAEKKISFIIEPLIWPLNLIQIPFGASLVLAGIVATIFAFLISYPVFRVRGDYLAIVTLGFGEVVRVLCNALQNITNGPLGLKGLKPYTNLWWSWGIAILTIIVVQRLINSSWGRAMKAIREDEVAAKAMGIDPFRHLLLAFLISAFFSGVAGGLLAHLITTISPTLFTFFLTFNLLMIIVVGGLGSTTGAVIGATLFAWGSEALRIVESPMHIGPIYIPGIPGMRMVIFSIILMVVIIFARRGIMGQREFSWDWVFSKIRSQRT; via the coding sequence ATGGCTCAAAAACAGAGAAATTTAATCCTTAACGTTTTGACAATAGCCCTGCTCTTTTTGATCATCTGGCTTTTCGATCGATACGGAACCGACTACCAAATAAGAATACTAAACAACATCGCCGTGTTTATCACTCTTGCCGTGAGTTATAATTTGATAAACGGTGTATGTGGAGTTCTAAATTTAGGTCCAAACGCTTTTATCACGATAGGAGCTTACACATCAGCACTTCTAACGATGAGCCCAGCAGAAAAGAAAATAAGCTTTATCATTGAACCTCTCATTTGGCCGTTGAACTTAATCCAGATTCCTTTTGGAGCAAGCCTTGTATTAGCTGGAATTGTAGCAACAATTTTTGCCTTTCTAATAAGCTACCCGGTTTTTAGAGTAAGAGGAGACTACCTTGCTATTGTAACACTTGGGTTTGGCGAAGTAGTGCGAGTGCTCTGCAACGCCCTTCAAAACATCACCAATGGCCCCTTAGGGCTGAAAGGATTGAAGCCCTACACAAACCTGTGGTGGTCCTGGGGAATAGCAATTCTTACCATAATCGTCGTTCAGAGACTTATAAACAGTAGCTGGGGCAGAGCGATGAAAGCCATCCGAGAGGATGAAGTAGCGGCCAAGGCGATGGGGATAGACCCCTTTAGACACCTATTGCTGGCGTTTCTTATTAGTGCTTTCTTTTCGGGAGTTGCAGGAGGCCTGCTGGCTCATCTTATTACCACCATATCTCCAACTCTTTTTACCTTTTTCCTTACCTTTAACCTGCTTATGATCATTGTCGTTGGGGGGCTTGGAAGCACTACAGGGGCAGTTATCGGAGCCACCCTGTTCGCTTGGGGAAGTGAGGCTCTCCGCATTGTTGAAAGTCCCATGCACATAGGTCCAATCTACATCCCTGGCATCCCGGGTATGCGAATGGTAATATTCAGTATCATCCTTATGGTTGTTATCATCTTCGCCAGAAGAGGCATCATGGGCCAGCGAGAATTTAGCTGGGATTGGGTATTTTCGAAAATCAGGAGCCAGCGAACCTAA
- a CDS encoding branched-chain amino acid ABC transporter permease translates to MNIQIFLQQLINGITLGSLYGLVAIGYTMVYGILRLINFAHGDLLMVATYAVIYGIALFALPWYLSFPLAVMVTGLVGILLDKVAYKPLRDAPRISLLISAIGASFLLENLALVVIGGVPKPFPRPPLFDKVIDIYDIKIQVLTIYTPITTILLLLGLLYIIYNTKVGKAMRAASRDFETTRLMGINLDRIIAITFLIGSSLAAVGGIMWAMKYPQVNPFMGIIPGIKAFIAAVLGGIGSITGAVIGGFVLGIGEVLIVAIFPGFAQYRDAFAFLVLILLLIFRPTGIMGEPIVDKT, encoded by the coding sequence GTGAATATTCAGATTTTCTTGCAGCAATTGATTAACGGCATCACTTTAGGAAGTCTCTACGGACTTGTCGCCATTGGATACACAATGGTCTACGGCATCCTGAGGCTCATCAACTTTGCTCATGGAGACCTCTTAATGGTTGCCACCTATGCGGTCATTTACGGCATTGCTCTATTTGCTCTTCCGTGGTATCTCAGCTTTCCACTGGCGGTCATGGTGACCGGACTTGTGGGTATACTTCTTGACAAGGTAGCTTACAAACCTCTTCGCGATGCCCCTCGCATATCCCTTTTAATTTCCGCCATTGGGGCAAGTTTTCTTCTGGAAAACCTTGCTCTTGTAGTTATTGGTGGCGTGCCAAAACCTTTCCCAAGACCACCACTTTTCGACAAAGTCATAGATATTTACGACATTAAAATACAAGTTTTGACCATTTACACACCGATTACCACCATCTTATTACTCCTTGGACTTCTTTATATCATCTACAACACAAAGGTCGGAAAAGCTATGAGAGCGGCATCCCGTGATTTTGAAACCACTCGCCTCATGGGAATAAATTTAGATCGCATCATAGCCATCACTTTCCTGATTGGATCATCTCTTGCCGCAGTGGGGGGCATCATGTGGGCTATGAAATATCCCCAGGTCAACCCTTTCATGGGCATTATTCCAGGAATAAAGGCTTTTATTGCGGCCGTGCTTGGTGGAATCGGAAGCATTACGGGGGCAGTTATAGGCGGCTTCGTGCTTGGAATCGGTGAGGTTCTTATAGTGGCTATATTTCCTGGGTTTGCCCAATATCGAGACGCTTTCGCTTTTCTTGTGCTGATTCTCTTGTTAATTTTCCGTCCTACAGGCATTATGGGCGAACCTATTGTGGACAAAACATAA